In a genomic window of Gopherus evgoodei ecotype Sinaloan lineage chromosome 14, rGopEvg1_v1.p, whole genome shotgun sequence:
- the FITM2 gene encoding fat storage-inducing transmembrane protein 2 isoform X2: MERLDRCARPLRTALVRRSMRRWLPWGLLGLMLGGSLLKALALLPDSYMSSKRNLLNIYFVKLAWAWTFWLLLPFIAITNYCLSRNVLEMLRRISTLLVGTMVWKDPRSQECNSF; the protein is encoded by the exons ATGGAGCGGCTGGATCGCTGCGCCCGGCCCCTGCGCACCGCCCTGGTGCGGCGCTCGATGCGGCGGTGGCTGCCCTGGGGCCTGCTGGGCCTCATGCTGGGCGGCTCCCTCCTGAAGGCGCTGGCGCTGCTGCCGGACTCCTACATGAGCAGCAAGCGCAACCTGCTCAACAT CTATTTTGTCAAATTGGCCTGGGCCTGGACATTCTGGCTGCTGTTACCCTTCATTGCCATCACCAACTACTGTCTCAGCCGAAATGTTCTGGAGATGCTGCGGCGTATCAGCACCCTGCTGGTGGGCACCATGGTCTG GAAAGACCCCAGATCACAAGAGTGTAACAGTTTCTAG
- the FITM2 gene encoding fat storage-inducing transmembrane protein 2 isoform X1, with protein MERLDRCARPLRTALVRRSMRRWLPWGLLGLMLGGSLLKALALLPDSYMSSKRNLLNIYFVKLAWAWTFWLLLPFIAITNYCLSRNVLEMLRRISTLLVGTMVWYVCTSLFLHIEDFTGSCYKSPALDVLFQEHLSKWQCRQGGGFWHGFDISGHSFLLTYCALMIVEEMAVLHVLNTERSPRLHAVVNALFVALSFLTLIWVWMFFCTALYFHDFSQKLFGTLVGLSAWYGTYRFWYLKSFSPGLPPQNASLSSKKPNCSR; from the exons ATGGAGCGGCTGGATCGCTGCGCCCGGCCCCTGCGCACCGCCCTGGTGCGGCGCTCGATGCGGCGGTGGCTGCCCTGGGGCCTGCTGGGCCTCATGCTGGGCGGCTCCCTCCTGAAGGCGCTGGCGCTGCTGCCGGACTCCTACATGAGCAGCAAGCGCAACCTGCTCAACAT CTATTTTGTCAAATTGGCCTGGGCCTGGACATTCTGGCTGCTGTTACCCTTCATTGCCATCACCAACTACTGTCTCAGCCGAAATGTTCTGGAGATGCTGCGGCGTATCAGCACCCTGCTGGTGGGCACCATGGTCTGGTATGTCTGCACTAGTCTCTTCTTGCACATAGAGGATTTCACTGGCAGCTGCTACAAATCACCAGCACTTGATGTGCTGTTCCAGGAGCACCTCAGCAAGTGGCAGTGCCGCCAGGGTGGTGGCTTCTGGCATGGCTTTGACATCTCAGGGCACTCCTTCCTCCTAACATACTGTGCTCTGATGATTGTGGAGGAGATGGCTGTCTTGCATGTCCTGAACACTGAACGGAGCCCACGATTACATGCCGTGGTCAATGCCCTGTTTGTTGCCTTGAGCTTTCTGACCCTGATCTGGGTCTGGATGTTTTTTTGCACTGCTCTATATTTCCATGACTTCTCCCAAAAATTGTTTGGCACCCTAGTGGGTCTATCAGCCTGGTATGGAACATACAGGTTCTGGTACTTGAAATCCTTTTCTCCTGGACTTCCTCCCCAAAACGCTAGCTTAAGTTCAAAGAAGCCTAATTGTAGCAGATAA